The Eubacteriales bacterium genome window below encodes:
- the recN gene encoding DNA repair protein RecN gives MLLTLNIKDIALIDELMIEFSPGMNVLTGETGAGKSIIVDSLNLALGERADKDLIRAGSETAYVDAVFDISGKMKEELKGYGISSDEDMLIFSREISKSGKNLCRINGRPVTLSLLKEISDKLVDIHGQHEHQSLLNEKNHLVFLDDYGGKELLEDKELVKNAYTEYSKTLASLNKLKLDGDRERKLDVLKYQIDEIENAKLKPEEETALLEERALQRNSENILSALEKSYDGLYGGVNGAALTNIKEAVSAMKSIASFSADYDRLAQRLSDSYYNLEECVYDLRDLKNRISFDESSMESIEDRLALINTLKRKYGGSVEETLKFKEKAQEEYDILLNSEQMIENLTNELAQRKEKLVLLQNELTKRRKKAAGDFEKDIINQLSDLGFNSCEFSVTFLNEGNLKLSENGQDEVEFFISLNKGQPLRPLRKIASGGEVSRIMLALKNVQAGADQIDSCVFDEIDTGISGKTANTVAKKMAKISIGRQVICVTHLPQIAVMADKHFIITKENAGKTVRTNVIKLDNESRIEEIARLSGGQVSSASLLHAREMIKTAGEIKGQL, from the coding sequence ATGTTACTGACGCTCAACATCAAGGATATTGCGTTGATAGACGAACTGATGATCGAATTTTCTCCGGGGATGAACGTTTTGACCGGCGAGACCGGTGCAGGGAAATCGATAATCGTTGATTCGCTTAATCTGGCCTTAGGCGAGAGGGCGGATAAAGACTTGATACGCGCCGGAAGTGAGACGGCTTATGTCGATGCGGTTTTTGATATAAGCGGGAAAATGAAGGAAGAACTTAAAGGCTATGGCATTTCGTCGGATGAGGATATGCTTATTTTTTCGCGCGAAATTTCCAAGAGCGGCAAAAACCTGTGCCGTATAAACGGCAGGCCGGTAACTCTTTCCTTATTGAAGGAAATAAGCGATAAATTGGTAGATATCCACGGACAGCACGAACACCAGTCTCTTTTAAATGAGAAAAACCATCTCGTGTTTTTAGATGATTACGGCGGCAAAGAGCTTTTAGAAGATAAAGAACTGGTGAAAAACGCATATACAGAGTATAGCAAAACGCTTGCCTCCCTTAATAAACTTAAACTAGACGGGGACAGGGAGAGAAAATTAGACGTATTAAAGTACCAGATAGATGAAATAGAAAACGCTAAGCTAAAACCGGAAGAGGAGACAGCACTCTTAGAAGAAAGGGCGCTTCAGAGGAACAGTGAGAATATTTTAAGCGCACTCGAGAAAAGTTATGACGGCCTTTACGGCGGTGTAAATGGTGCAGCATTGACAAACATAAAAGAAGCTGTTTCGGCTATGAAATCAATAGCTTCGTTTTCAGCGGATTACGACCGCCTGGCGCAGAGGTTAAGCGACAGTTATTATAATCTTGAAGAATGCGTATATGACCTTCGGGATCTGAAAAATAGGATTTCTTTTGATGAAAGTAGTATGGAAAGTATAGAAGACCGCCTGGCGCTTATAAATACTCTTAAAAGAAAATACGGCGGCAGTGTTGAAGAGACCCTTAAATTCAAGGAAAAAGCACAGGAAGAATACGATATACTGCTAAACAGCGAGCAGATGATAGAAAATCTTACAAATGAATTGGCGCAAAGAAAGGAAAAGCTTGTTTTACTTCAAAATGAACTTACAAAAAGGAGAAAGAAAGCGGCCGGTGATTTTGAGAAGGACATTATAAACCAATTAAGTGATTTAGGCTTTAACTCCTGTGAATTCAGCGTTACATTTTTAAATGAGGGGAACCTTAAATTAAGTGAAAACGGGCAGGACGAAGTGGAATTTTTTATATCCCTAAATAAGGGACAGCCTTTAAGGCCGCTTAGAAAGATAGCGTCCGGCGGCGAGGTATCTAGAATAATGCTGGCGCTTAAAAATGTACAGGCAGGGGCAGACCAGATAGACAGCTGTGTCTTCGATGAAATAGATACCGGTATCAGCGGGAAAACGGCTAATACGGTCGCTAAAAAGATGGCGAAGATATCTATCGGCCGCCAGGTCATTTGTGTAACGCATCTGCCGCAAATAGCAGTCATGGCGGACAAGCATTTTATAATAACAAAGGAAAATGCAGGAAAAACTGTCAGGACTAATGTCATAAAACTCGATAATGAAAGCCGCATAGAGGAGATAGCAAGGCTGTCCGGCGGGCAAGTATCAAGCGCCTCATTGCTTCACGCACGGGAGATGATTAAAACTGCAGGCGAAATAAAAGGGCAATTATAA
- a CDS encoding TlyA family RNA methyltransferase, giving the protein MEKKRLDAYLTEKNYFDSREKAKANIIAGNVLVNGVKVFKPGSSISDGADITLLNTEERFASRGGFKLQKALDVFNIDANGKIAVDVGASTGGFTDCLLKAGAKKVYAIDVGYGQLAWQLRNDKRVVVMERQNARFLEKGMFSDRIDMAVMDTSFISLTLILPAVKRIIEENAILVCLIKPQFEAGRADVLKNGVVKDASVHVRVIKKIIDFADSIGLGAAGIDYSPIKGPNGNIEYLLYLKNGISGTEVDIDSIVKKAHRNL; this is encoded by the coding sequence ATGGAGAAAAAGCGTCTGGACGCATATCTTACAGAAAAAAATTATTTTGATTCGCGCGAGAAGGCAAAGGCAAACATAATAGCCGGGAATGTTTTGGTAAACGGAGTTAAAGTATTTAAACCGGGCAGCAGTATTTCAGACGGAGCGGATATTACATTACTTAACACCGAGGAAAGGTTCGCAAGCCGCGGAGGCTTTAAACTTCAAAAAGCCCTGGACGTTTTTAATATAGACGCAAACGGAAAGATAGCCGTTGACGTCGGTGCATCGACAGGAGGTTTCACGGATTGCCTTTTAAAAGCTGGAGCTAAAAAAGTCTATGCTATTGACGTTGGGTACGGGCAGCTAGCATGGCAGCTCAGGAACGATAAAAGAGTCGTTGTTATGGAAAGGCAAAATGCCAGATTTTTAGAAAAGGGCATGTTTTCTGATAGAATAGATATGGCAGTTATGGATACTTCATTTATATCTCTAACTCTTATTTTGCCGGCTGTAAAACGGATAATTGAGGAAAACGCGATTTTGGTGTGCCTTATAAAACCGCAGTTCGAAGCGGGCAGGGCAGACGTTTTAAAAAACGGCGTTGTAAAAGATGCTTCAGTGCACGTCCGGGTCATAAAAAAAATTATAGATTTTGCTGACAGTATAGGGCTTGGAGCAGCGGGGATAGACTACTCGCCGATAAAGGGCCCAAACGGCAACATAGAATATCTGCTATACTTAAAAAACGGAATTTCCGGTACGGAAGTGGATATTGACAGTATCGTAAAGAAAGCACATAGAAATCTTTAA
- a CDS encoding YlzJ-like family protein, giving the protein MILYTIFDVKKIMEKREAKEKTRYYLSRGGVCLVVDKRNDKYYLNRIISTNPNDYLNPEMQPGKVIF; this is encoded by the coding sequence GTGATACTTTATACGATCTTCGATGTAAAAAAGATAATGGAGAAAAGAGAGGCAAAGGAAAAAACCAGGTATTACTTAAGCAGAGGCGGAGTTTGCCTTGTAGTTGATAAGAGAAACGATAAGTATTATTTAAACCGTATAATAAGTACGAATCCAAACGATTATTTAAACCCCGAGATGCAACCTGGAAAAGTAATTTTTTAA
- the rimO gene encoding 30S ribosomal protein S12 methylthiotransferase RimO, whose amino-acid sequence MNDLSIGVISLGCSKNRVDTENMLFLIKETGANIVEDVNEADIVIINTCGFIEEAKQESINTILTVSRLKKKKLKALIVTGCLSGRYKEELAKELPEVDAFLGVSNYMQIGEAIKQVLDKKRFVSFEDTDDKLDHSKRVITTPANYAYIKIAEGCNNCCSYCAIPIIRGPLKSRTIEDIVNEAKQLINDGIKELILIAQDTTRYGEDIYDKPCLSKLIREIAKIKGDFWIRILYSYPDKIDRELIDTIISEEKVCKYLDIPVQHLCDEILFKMNRKGNFDTIKNAVDLIRRASDDFVIRTTLISGFPGESESQHEKMLQRVEELKFDRLGVFAYSQEEGTRAAKLEGQLANSIKQRRVDEIMQLQIDISYQKNLKRVGKTYKVLVEGIKDNEIFYGRSYAEAPEVDGKIFFAAGKDVKIGEFIEVLITAAEIYDLVGAKI is encoded by the coding sequence ATGAACGATTTAAGCATAGGAGTAATATCGCTGGGATGCTCTAAAAACAGGGTAGACACTGAAAACATGCTATTTCTTATAAAAGAAACAGGTGCAAATATCGTTGAAGATGTAAATGAGGCGGATATAGTAATAATTAATACATGCGGTTTTATCGAAGAAGCCAAACAAGAGTCTATTAATACCATACTTACAGTTTCAAGGCTTAAAAAGAAAAAGTTAAAGGCGCTTATTGTAACGGGCTGCCTTTCGGGCAGGTATAAGGAAGAACTAGCAAAGGAGCTGCCCGAGGTAGACGCTTTTTTAGGTGTTTCAAACTATATGCAGATAGGAGAAGCCATAAAACAGGTTTTAGACAAGAAACGCTTTGTCAGTTTTGAAGATACGGATGATAAACTTGATCATAGTAAAAGAGTCATTACTACTCCTGCTAATTATGCTTATATAAAGATAGCCGAGGGGTGTAATAATTGCTGCAGCTATTGTGCCATACCGATAATAAGAGGTCCGCTTAAGAGCCGTACTATAGAGGATATTGTCAACGAAGCAAAGCAACTTATCAACGATGGCATTAAAGAACTGATTTTAATAGCACAAGATACAACGCGCTACGGGGAAGATATTTATGATAAACCGTGCTTATCTAAGCTTATTCGTGAAATCGCAAAGATAAAGGGCGATTTTTGGATAAGGATTTTATACAGTTATCCTGATAAAATAGACAGAGAGCTTATAGATACAATTATAAGCGAAGAAAAGGTATGCAAGTATTTAGACATACCAGTTCAGCACCTGTGTGATGAAATACTGTTCAAAATGAACCGTAAAGGCAACTTTGATACTATAAAAAACGCTGTAGATTTAATACGTAGGGCATCTGATGATTTCGTAATCAGGACGACACTAATTTCAGGTTTCCCGGGAGAGAGCGAAAGCCAGCATGAAAAAATGCTTCAACGCGTAGAGGAACTTAAGTTCGACAGGCTAGGAGTTTTTGCTTATTCTCAGGAGGAGGGAACTAGGGCGGCAAAGCTTGAAGGGCAATTAGCTAACAGCATAAAGCAGCGGAGAGTAGATGAGATAATGCAATTACAGATAGACATCTCGTATCAAAAGAACCTAAAAAGGGTCGGGAAGACTTATAAAGTCTTAGTTGAGGGAATAAAAGACAACGAAATCTTTTATGGACGTTCGTATGCGGAAGCTCCAGAAGTTGACGGCAAGATTTTCTTCGCCGCTGGAAAAGACGTAAAAATAGGCGAGTTTATAGAAGTTTTAATAACAGCAGCAGAAATTTATGATCTAGTGGGGGCAAAAATATGA
- the argR gene encoding arginine repressor: MKSVRQSAILEIIQQNEIETQDDLVKYLNSHGFNVTQATVSRDIKELKLIKVLADNGVYKYAKSIVKNHDNLDFYINIFKDCVKSIVKAGNMIVVKTLSGSANSAAELIDCLEIPEVAGTIAGDNTIFIAVKDESSISDIIKMLNNL; this comes from the coding sequence ATGAAATCTGTTAGACAAAGCGCAATTTTAGAAATCATTCAGCAGAATGAAATTGAAACTCAGGATGACTTGGTTAAGTATTTAAACAGCCATGGTTTTAATGTGACCCAGGCTACTGTGTCAAGAGACATAAAAGAACTTAAGCTTATTAAAGTCCTGGCCGATAATGGCGTGTATAAGTACGCAAAAAGTATTGTAAAAAACCATGATAATTTGGATTTTTATATAAACATATTTAAGGATTGTGTGAAAAGCATCGTGAAAGCCGGCAACATGATAGTTGTAAAAACTTTGTCCGGTTCTGCTAACAGCGCAGCCGAACTTATAGACTGCCTGGAAATACCCGAAGTTGCGGGAACTATAGCTGGAGACAATACTATCTTTATTGCCGTAAAGGATGAAAGCTCTATTTCAGATATCATTAAGATGCTTAACAATCTATGA
- the recA gene encoding recombinase RecA, which produces MQKEKALEEALHQIEKQFGAGAVMKLGEADKNMCVSVISTGCLELDIALGVGGVPRGRIIEIYGPESSGKTTVALHVVAEVQKAGGAAAFIDAEHALDPAYAKSLGVDVDNLYVSQPDTGEQGLEIAEALIRSGAIDVLVVDSVAALAPKAEIDGEMGASYVGLQARLMSQALRKLAGVIGKANTIAIFINQLREKVGVIYGNPETTSGGRALKFYSSIRLDVRKADVIKDGDEIVGTKTRIKVVKNKVAPPFKIAEFDILYGKGISKESSVINFGVSLGILEKSGAWFSYEGQRLGQGRDNVRKFLVENPEIYEEIKSKILANYDFNYKQINEENA; this is translated from the coding sequence ATGCAAAAAGAAAAGGCATTAGAAGAAGCTTTACATCAAATAGAAAAGCAGTTTGGCGCAGGTGCAGTCATGAAGCTCGGCGAAGCTGATAAAAATATGTGCGTATCTGTAATATCGACCGGCTGTTTGGAACTCGACATCGCACTTGGGGTAGGCGGCGTACCAAGAGGCCGTATAATTGAGATATACGGCCCAGAATCTTCAGGAAAAACTACGGTGGCGCTTCATGTGGTTGCTGAAGTGCAAAAAGCCGGAGGCGCAGCGGCATTTATAGATGCGGAGCATGCGCTTGACCCTGCATATGCCAAGAGTTTAGGAGTTGACGTAGATAACTTGTACGTTTCTCAGCCGGACACTGGAGAGCAGGGGCTTGAAATAGCAGAGGCACTAATAAGGAGCGGAGCTATCGATGTTTTAGTTGTAGACTCTGTTGCGGCACTAGCACCGAAAGCAGAAATAGACGGTGAAATGGGCGCTTCATATGTTGGGCTTCAGGCAAGGCTTATGTCCCAGGCATTAAGGAAGCTTGCAGGTGTAATAGGAAAGGCAAATACAATTGCTATTTTTATCAATCAGCTAAGGGAAAAGGTCGGCGTTATATATGGAAATCCGGAGACGACTTCCGGAGGACGTGCTCTTAAATTTTACTCTTCGATACGTTTAGACGTAAGAAAAGCAGACGTAATTAAAGATGGGGATGAAATAGTAGGAACTAAGACCAGGATAAAAGTCGTTAAAAATAAAGTTGCGCCTCCGTTTAAAATTGCTGAATTCGATATTTTATACGGCAAAGGGATTTCAAAAGAAAGCAGCGTTATAAATTTTGGTGTTTCTCTTGGCATTTTGGAGAAATCCGGGGCATGGTTTTCATATGAAGGGCAGCGCCTTGGGCAGGGAAGAGATAACGTCCGTAAGTTTTTAGTTGAGAACCCTGAAATCTATGAGGAAATAAAATCCAAAATACTTGCAAATTACGATTTTAATTATAAGCAGATAAATGAAGAAAATGCTTGA
- a CDS encoding NAD(+)/NADH kinase: MEIGLHVNTIKDENLVFTKKIVSMLLNQNEKVKLSKELLPHFPGFEKLDFDNIDVLLIGGGDGTILRNAKKCAKHNVKILGVNLGTLGFLSEISATGVSEAVKHLKEGSYFVEERMMLEVKAFSKDGNLLGTDTALNDVVISKKNISRTINITYHVNNTLADHFRGDGLIVSTPTGSTGYSLSAGGTVISPSIKCIMATPICAHSLSSKRLIAEVNDKIKVNFRASDGETVIAVDGRESYILGNDDYVEIGKSELTAEFIRFNKGYFYSVLREKFASWKD; this comes from the coding sequence ATGGAGATAGGATTGCATGTTAATACAATTAAAGATGAAAATCTTGTCTTCACTAAGAAAATAGTTAGCATGCTTTTAAACCAAAATGAGAAGGTAAAGCTAAGTAAAGAGCTTTTGCCTCACTTCCCTGGGTTTGAGAAATTAGATTTTGATAATATAGACGTATTACTTATAGGCGGTGGAGACGGGACAATACTTAGAAACGCTAAAAAATGTGCTAAACATAATGTAAAGATTTTAGGCGTTAATTTAGGTACTCTTGGTTTTTTGTCTGAAATAAGCGCAACTGGCGTCAGTGAGGCCGTAAAACACTTGAAAGAGGGCAGTTATTTTGTAGAAGAGCGTATGATGCTTGAAGTCAAGGCCTTTAGCAAAGATGGTAACTTATTAGGAACAGACACAGCCTTAAACGATGTGGTTATATCCAAAAAGAATATTTCAAGAACTATAAATATTACTTATCATGTAAATAATACTTTAGCAGATCACTTCCGCGGCGACGGGCTTATAGTATCAACGCCTACCGGATCTACCGGGTATTCGCTGTCTGCGGGGGGGACGGTTATAAGTCCTAGTATAAAATGTATCATGGCAACACCGATTTGTGCGCACTCGCTTTCTTCAAAAAGGCTGATTGCAGAAGTTAATGATAAAATCAAAGTAAATTTTCGCGCATCAGACGGGGAAACCGTTATTGCCGTTGACGGCCGTGAAAGCTATATTTTAGGCAACGACGATTATGTTGAAATAGGCAAGTCTGAACTTACAGCGGAATTTATACGTTTTAATAAAGGATATTTTTACTCGGTCCTACGTGAAAAATTTGCTTCTTGGAAAGATTAA
- the pgsA gene encoding CDP-diacylglycerol--glycerol-3-phosphate 3-phosphatidyltransferase, protein MNVPNKLTLLRVILVFILVIVYYIDTPYSGLFSAIVFVIASLTDLFDGYLARKQGIVTKFGKLLDPIADKLLVGTAVILLCGDSMIHPIIVAILIGREFIIGGYRLLAASEGVIIAADVWGKVKTIVQIVAVSFLLVSMSFTSISLFKWVGDALIYVSVLLSIISCINYIVKNRSIMI, encoded by the coding sequence ATGAACGTACCGAACAAGTTGACATTACTTAGAGTTATTTTAGTGTTTATATTAGTTATAGTTTATTATATAGATACACCGTATTCCGGGCTTTTTTCTGCAATAGTGTTTGTCATTGCATCGCTTACGGATTTATTTGACGGGTATCTGGCAAGAAAACAAGGAATAGTGACTAAGTTCGGGAAACTACTGGACCCTATTGCAGACAAGCTTTTAGTGGGTACGGCAGTGATACTCCTCTGCGGAGATTCAATGATACATCCGATTATAGTGGCTATTCTTATCGGTCGTGAGTTTATTATAGGCGGATACCGGCTTTTAGCCGCGTCTGAAGGCGTTATAATCGCTGCAGATGTGTGGGGCAAGGTTAAGACTATTGTACAAATCGTTGCCGTAAGTTTCTTGTTGGTAAGTATGAGTTTTACGAGTATTTCACTTTTTAAATGGGTTGGAGATGCTTTGATATATGTAAGCGTACTGCTATCAATAATATCCTGTATCAATTATATAGTTAAAAACAGAAGTATCATGATATAG
- a CDS encoding DNA translocase FtsK 4TM domain-containing protein, with amino-acid sequence MAVKKTNRKNIGTYNLSQNDKSLKNEFIGIILIALAIFLAFAVFTSAAGSVGVLFKNITMGIFGMLGYLLPPALLVIGILSIAKIRTSSVGQAISICVLILSISSFIHLFYTGAISVSDGFLQFVLNSYKVGAENIVGGGVFGSVLSYLSYVFLGSVGSYILFVALIICMIMVITRLSIKEVSKDIADISTNTVNKIKSSIDDMKNKKKLYINDVGYTARYTKKSALSSHDDIFFEEDELDDDMEFFKDTPKDDDLLKTSDRLFEPPYASGAYGRHGKPYAAKKMGTGAAHETAQEEDYEHLEEESKSYSSAKQEYKRPPLTLLDPIADKKHYGGSSNEQKKGAAILESTLNDFGISAKVINISRGPVITRYELLPAPGIKVSRIVNLADDIALNLAAPRVRIEAPIPGKSAVGIEVPNSKTDMVYIKELLMTNEFKYAQSPLFTALGKDLAGKAIYADIAKMPHLLIAGATGSGKSVCINTLITSLLYKATPDQLRFILIDPKRVELTPFNQIPHLFIPVVTDAKKAASALNWAVQEMTERYKMLAAAGAKDIIRYNTVMKGEDVPSLPYVLVVIDELADLMIAAQREVEDAICRIAQLGRACGIHLVIATQRPSVDVITGVIKANIPSRIAFSVSSQVDSRTILDMAGAEKLMGKGDMLYHPLGTAKPLRLQGAFIHDGEVDRLTAFLRQGGEPEYDKQVLKEVESDDKLNGGSGEVDELFKRAVEIGLEYGQVSTSMIQRRLRVGYARAGRLIDEMEQRNLVSAFEGSKPRKMLISREEFNDIFGEDVG; translated from the coding sequence TTGGCAGTCAAGAAAACGAACCGTAAAAATATCGGAACTTACAATTTGTCACAAAATGATAAGTCACTTAAAAATGAGTTCATAGGGATTATATTGATAGCGCTGGCTATATTCCTTGCGTTTGCAGTATTTACTTCTGCAGCAGGAAGCGTTGGGGTGCTGTTTAAAAATATAACTATGGGCATATTTGGCATGTTAGGATATCTGTTGCCGCCGGCACTTTTAGTCATCGGGATTTTAAGCATAGCAAAGATAAGAACTTCAAGTGTTGGGCAGGCAATTTCCATTTGCGTACTAATTTTGTCTATTTCTTCGTTTATTCATCTTTTTTACACAGGTGCTATTTCGGTTTCAGACGGGTTTTTGCAATTCGTTTTAAATAGCTATAAAGTTGGAGCAGAAAATATCGTTGGAGGCGGAGTATTCGGCTCGGTGCTTTCATACTTGTCCTATGTATTTTTAGGAAGTGTAGGAAGCTATATTCTCTTCGTTGCGCTTATAATATGTATGATAATGGTCATAACCAGGCTTTCTATCAAAGAAGTCAGCAAAGATATTGCGGATATAAGCACAAATACCGTAAACAAAATAAAAAGCAGCATAGACGATATGAAAAATAAAAAGAAACTTTATATAAATGATGTTGGTTATACAGCTAGATATACTAAAAAAAGCGCGTTATCATCACACGACGATATCTTCTTTGAAGAGGATGAGTTAGATGATGATATGGAGTTTTTCAAGGATACGCCTAAAGACGATGATTTATTAAAAACGTCGGACAGGCTGTTTGAACCGCCTTATGCATCCGGAGCGTACGGAAGGCATGGCAAGCCATATGCCGCAAAAAAAATGGGAACGGGTGCTGCGCATGAAACTGCTCAGGAAGAAGATTATGAGCACTTAGAGGAAGAAAGCAAGAGTTATTCTAGTGCAAAACAGGAATATAAGCGGCCGCCGCTTACATTGCTTGATCCGATAGCAGATAAAAAACATTACGGCGGTTCTTCAAACGAGCAGAAAAAGGGAGCAGCGATACTTGAAAGCACGCTTAATGATTTTGGTATCTCCGCAAAGGTAATTAACATATCACGCGGGCCTGTGATAACAAGATATGAATTGTTGCCGGCGCCGGGAATAAAGGTATCCAGGATCGTAAATCTAGCAGATGATATTGCGCTTAACCTGGCTGCACCACGCGTTAGGATAGAAGCGCCGATACCGGGTAAATCTGCCGTTGGAATAGAAGTGCCAAATAGCAAGACCGACATGGTATATATAAAAGAACTGCTGATGACGAATGAGTTTAAGTATGCACAGTCACCGCTGTTTACAGCGCTAGGAAAGGATTTGGCGGGTAAAGCGATATATGCAGACATTGCAAAGATGCCGCATCTGCTTATTGCCGGCGCCACAGGGTCGGGTAAAAGCGTATGTATTAATACTCTTATAACCAGCCTGCTTTATAAGGCTACACCGGATCAACTAAGATTTATACTTATAGATCCAAAACGTGTAGAGCTAACTCCGTTTAATCAGATACCGCACCTTTTTATCCCTGTTGTGACAGATGCAAAAAAGGCGGCGAGTGCACTTAACTGGGCAGTACAGGAGATGACAGAACGCTACAAGATGCTGGCGGCAGCCGGTGCTAAAGATATAATACGTTATAATACCGTGATGAAAGGCGAAGATGTACCTTCGCTGCCATATGTACTTGTAGTAATAGATGAACTTGCCGATTTAATGATAGCCGCCCAACGTGAAGTTGAAGATGCGATTTGCCGTATAGCACAGCTTGGCCGTGCATGCGGAATTCATTTGGTCATAGCTACACAGCGGCCTTCTGTTGATGTAATTACAGGTGTAATTAAGGCAAATATCCCGTCTAGGATAGCTTTTTCAGTTTCTTCACAGGTAGATTCCAGAACTATTTTAGACATGGCCGGCGCTGAAAAGCTTATGGGTAAAGGTGATATGCTTTACCACCCATTGGGAACGGCTAAGCCGTTAAGGCTACAAGGTGCTTTTATACACGATGGTGAAGTCGACCGCCTGACTGCATTTTTGAGGCAGGGAGGCGAACCTGAATATGATAAACAGGTGCTAAAAGAAGTTGAGTCGGATGATAAACTTAACGGAGGCAGCGGAGAGGTAGACGAACTTTTCAAGCGCGCAGTTGAAATAGGTTTAGAATACGGGCAGGTCTCTACGTCTATGATACAAAGAAGGCTTCGTGTTGGGTATGCACGTGCAGGAAGACTTATAGATGAAATGGAGCAAAGAAACCTAGTAAGCGCTTTTGAAGGCTCCAAGCCCAGAAAGATGCTCATAAGCCGCGAGGAATTTAACGATATATTTGGTGAGGATGTAGGATGA
- a CDS encoding GerMN domain-containing protein, producing MDCIIEIIKKWWLLIIAGIIVLLLILTMCQNQTDSQSKDSESGNQVKAVLYLENDYGYLVPIVKSVDIEDGVCAAALKSLSDKDTIEGLSPTLSENSFLGIELVGDTAIVNLDKNAFEADNQISEQNKVKAVVNTLTEFGTISKVKITLNGEETKELPYGTDISATFERFDLNAESVDSEVNVAEANKMILYFEDIDLTHIVEITRYTNEEINVENAINELIAGPENTTSLKNLFPEGTRLLTAFIDQSDTVNLNFSSEFSEISESEMLEQCLLKTIGLTCREIDEIKDIRIFVAGTPYEASTNIMSIYPNEIK from the coding sequence ATGGATTGTATTATTGAAATAATAAAAAAATGGTGGCTTTTGATAATTGCCGGTATAATTGTGCTTTTGTTGATCTTGACTATGTGCCAGAATCAAACTGATTCTCAAAGTAAGGACAGTGAATCCGGCAATCAAGTAAAAGCGGTTTTATATCTGGAAAACGATTACGGCTATCTGGTGCCGATCGTTAAAAGTGTCGACATTGAAGACGGCGTCTGTGCCGCAGCGTTAAAGAGCTTATCGGATAAAGATACGATAGAGGGGTTAAGCCCTACCTTGTCTGAAAATTCGTTTTTAGGTATAGAACTGGTAGGCGATACTGCTATTGTAAATTTGGATAAGAATGCCTTTGAGGCCGATAACCAGATATCCGAACAAAACAAGGTAAAAGCAGTAGTAAACACATTAACTGAGTTTGGGACTATAAGTAAGGTCAAAATAACATTAAACGGAGAAGAAACAAAAGAGCTTCCATACGGAACGGATATATCTGCTACATTTGAGAGGTTCGATTTAAATGCCGAGAGTGTGGATAGTGAAGTCAACGTGGCTGAAGCAAATAAAATGATACTTTACTTTGAAGACATAGACTTAACGCACATAGTTGAAATAACCAGGTATACCAACGAAGAAATAAACGTTGAAAATGCGATAAACGAGTTGATAGCCGGCCCGGAAAATACTACATCGCTTAAAAACCTGTTCCCGGAGGGAACACGGCTTTTAACGGCGTTTATAGACCAATCTGATACCGTTAATCTCAACTTTTCCTCGGAGTTTTCAGAGATTTCAGAAAGCGAAATGCTTGAACAATGCCTGCTTAAGACTATCGGCTTAACCTGCAGGGAAATAGATGAAATAAAGGATATACGTATATTTGTAGCCGGCACGCCCTATGAAGCGAGCACGAACATAATGTCTATTTATCCAAATGAAATAAAATGA